One Natronomonas gomsonensis genomic window, CCCTCGACGCCCACGACTCCGGGTCGCTGACGGTGTGTGTCCCAACCGCGCTGAAGGAGGCCCTCGGCGTCAGTTCGGACACCACACGCGCCCACGGCGGTCGCGAGTGCTCCCCGACCGGACTGAACGTCGTCGGTGGCGACGCGGAGACCATCCGCGTCAGCTACGACGCCCGACTTGCGGTCAACGTCAACCGCCCCGGCGATGCCGAACTCGCGGAGGTGCTCGCAGATGGACCCTGACAGCGTCGCCGACGCCGAACGGGTACCCCACGGCTCCAGCGACGACCCCGACGTGCTCGATTTGAGCGCGAATATCAACCCCCGCGTCCCCGACGGGACAGGCGCAGTCTACGACGACGCCTTCGAGGCGGCCCGCTCGTATCCGAACGACGACTACCCGGAGTTCCGGGCGGCCGCCGCCGACTACGTCGGCTGTTCGCCCGAATCGGTCGTCCCGACAGCTGGCGGTCTGGCGGCCATCCGTCTCGCAATCGGCGTCACCGTCTCTCCCGGGGAGGACGTACTCGTTCCGTACCCTTCCTTCGGCGAGTACGCCCGCGAGGTCGAGTTGGCCGGCGGCCACCCGCAGTTCGTCGCCCACGACGAACTGCTCGACCGTGACCCCTCGGAGTACGCGATGGCAGTCGTCTGTACGCCGAACAACCCCACGGGCGACCTCTACGGGGAGGACGCCCTTGCCGAGTTCGCCGACCGCTGTGCGGCGGCCGGCACCGTCCTGTTGGCCGACGAGGCGTTTCTCGGCTTCACCGACCGCGACTCACTGGCCGGTCGCGAGCGATGTATCGTCGCTCGCTCGCTCACCAAACTGTTCGGCTTGCCCGGCCTCCGCGCCGGGTTTGCCGTCGCCGGCGGCGAACTGCGCGACCGACTCGAAACCGCCCGGCCGGCGTGGTCGCTGGGCGGTCCCGCCGCCGCCGTCGGTGCCCACGCCATGCGCGATACGGCGTTCGTCGTCGAGACCCGTCGTCGCGTCAAGCGCGAGCGCGCGTACCTCCGGGCGGAACTGACCGACCGCGGCTTCGACGTTCGGCACTCCGACGCGCCGTTCGTCCTCGTCGAGGTCGGCGAGGACCCCACCGACCTGCTGGACGCCTGCCGGGACCGCGGCGTCGTCCTCCGCGATGCGACGACGTTCCGGGGCCTCGCCTCTCACGTCCGCATCGCCGTTCGGGACCGAGAAGCGACCGACCGCCTGCTTTCGGTCCTCGACGAGGTGCGATAGCGTGTTCGAGTTCGACCGCACCGACGACCGACTCACGCTCCGTCGGCCGGAAACCCGCTGGCTCTCGAACGGTTTCGACGGCGGATATCACGACGCCGACGCCGCCCACAACCTCACCGTCAAGGAGGGGTTCGACCGCACCGACCTCGCGGCCTACGCCGCCGAACGCCTCGGCGGCCGACCCGACGGCCCCACGCTTCTGACCGGCGTCTCACAGCGCCACGCCCGCGGCGCCCGCCGCGGCCCCGTCGAAGCCGTCGTCACCGCCGGCGTCTCCAATCCCGCCGAACTGCCGATGGGGCCGGAGGGCGTTCGACCCGAAACAGGGGGCGACTCCGCAGGGGCGTGGCGTCCCGGCACCGTCAACGTCTTCGTCGGGACGACGCGAGCGCTCGACGACGGCGCCCTCGCTGGGTTGCTCGCCACCGCCGTCGAGGCGAAGGCCGCGACGCTCCTGGATGCCGTCGACGTTCCGGGGACCACGAGCGACGCCGTCGTCGTCGGGGCGGACCCGACGGGCGACTCCTCGGAGTTCGCCGGCAGCGCGACCGAGGTCGGGGCGGCCGCCCGTGCCTGCGTCCGCGAGGCCGTCCGCGCGAGCCTCGAGTCCCGATACGACGACGAGGACCCACCCACCGCCGCGGAAGCCCGCTACGGCGTCTCGACAGAGGAGCGGGCGAACGTGTTCGACCTCGGTTGAGTCGTCAGCGGACGCCGGGGGCTCGGGTCACCGACGCCGTCTTGGCCAACGAACCACAATCCCGGCCAATGCGCGAAATCGTCTTCACCGTGGTCCACGAACCCGGGATGAACCCGGTCGCGGACCTGCTCGCCGAGTACCCGAGCGCCCGCATTCGCTCGCTGGCGTGTCACGTCACCGAATCGGCGCTGTGGCGGGTCGACCGCGCCACCGGCCCCGGAGCGGCGCTGGACGAACTCGAAGACCTCGCCGGGGCGCGGTACTTCACCGACTGTCTCGTTCGCGACGGCTGTGACGGCGACTGGGAGACCACGGTTCTGGACCGCTCGGAGAGTTCGCTCGTGTTGTACTCCTACTGGGAGCGGACGGCGAGTTGTGACTCCGTGCCCCATCTTGCCCGCGAGCACTTCGGCGACGGCATCGTCTTGGACGAAACGTGGCGCGGCCGCCGCCAGCGCTGGCGGGCGCTGGCACCCGACGGCCCCGTCGGCGCCTTCGTCGAGGACGTTCGAGCGGTCGCCGACGCCGACATCGAGTTCGAACGCGTCTCCGACCCCGACCCGGACCCCGACGCCGAGTTGTCCCCGAAGCAGGCCGACGCGCTGGCCGCCGCCGTCGAGGCCGGCTACTACGAGACACCGAGAGAGATAGAGACCTACGAACTCGCCGAGCAGTTGGGGATTCCGGGGTCGACGCTGTCGTATCGCCTCCGTCGGGCGGAGGCGTGGCTGGCAAAGCGGTACGTCGAGTAGCCCGAGAGTTGGTACACACCAACCGAGACGCTATCCGGGCCGGACGCGTAGGACGAATCAATGAGTACGGAACGCGTCGAGCTGTCGGCCCCCGAGATGGACTGTTCGTCCTGTGCCGGGAAGGTGCACTCGGCGATAGAGGGTATCGACGGCGTCGTCAACGTAGAGACCCGCCCGACCGCCGGCGTGGTCGTCGTCGAGTACGACGGCGACGCCGTCGACGTCGGGGCGCTCGTCTCGAGCATCGAAGCAGCTGGCTACGAAGTGACCGACACCGAGGGACGACTGACCGAAGGCACCGCCGTCTGGCGGAGCGACCGCGCCTACGCGACTTACGCCGGCGCCGTGGCGCTCCTCGTCGGCGCAATCGTCAGCGTCGGCCCGGTTCCGGACCCGCTCGTCGTCGACGTCCTCCGGGAGACGACGCTGTCGGACGTGCTGTACGTCCTCGCCGCGGCCGTCGCCGGGGTGCCGGTCGTCCGGGCGGGCTATCGCTCCGCGAAACTCAGGGAACTCGACATCGACCTGCTGATGGGCGTCGCCATCCTCGCGGCGCTCGGCGTCGGCTACTACGTCGAGGCGGCGACGCTGGCGGTGCTTTTCAGCCTCGCCGAACTGCTGGAGGCCCACGCGATGGACCGCACGCGGGAGTCGATGCGAGAGTTGCTGGCGCTGTCACCCGACACGGCGACGGTGAAACGCGGCGACAGCGAGGAGACGATTCCGGCCGCCAACGTCGAGGTAGGCGACGTAGTCGTCGTCCGCCCCGGCGAGCGCGTCCCGGTCGACGGCGAAGTCGTTTCCGGGGAATCGGCCGTCGACGAGTCACCAATCACTGGCGAGTCCGTCCCCGTCGACAAGGGCGAGGGCGACGAGGTGTACGCCGGGTCGGTCGTCGAGGGGGGGTACCTCGAAGTGCTTGCGACCGCCGCCGGCGACGAGACGACGCTCGCACGCGTCATCGACCTCGTCGAGGAGGCCGAATCCAGACAGACCGACGCCGAGCGGTTCGTCGACCGCTTCTCGGGGTACTACACACCGGTCATCGTCGCCGGTGCGCTGGCGACCGTGTTCATCCCGCCGCTGTTCTTCGCCGGCGACTGGGGAACGTGGTTCGTCCGCGGACTGACGCTGCTGGTCGTTGCCTGCCCCTGTGCGTTCGTCATCTCGACGCCGGTGACCGTCGTCTCGGGGCTGACGAGCGCCGCCCGCAACGGCGTCCTCGTGAAGGGCGGCGACCACCTCGAACGGATGGGCGAGGTCGACACGGTCGCCTTCGACAAGACGGGAACGCTGACGACCGGCGAACTCTCGGTGACCGACGTGGTGCCGGCGGCCGACAGGGACGCCGACGAGGTGCTCCGAATCGCCGCCGCCCTCGAACGGTACAGCGAACACCCCATCGGGAAGGCCATCGTCGACCGCGCAGAGGACGACGGCGTCGAAGTGCCGGAGGCCACGGGCTTCGAGAACCTCACCGGCCGCGGGGTCCGCGGCGACATCGAAACCACCTACTACGTCGGCAAGCCCGCGCTGTTCGAGGAGTTGGGCCACGACCTCGGCCACGCCCACGTCCGAACCGACGGCGGCGCCTCGGTCGCCGAACGGGCCGACCCCGACTGCGACCGGCCGGGCTGTGTCGACCTCCGTGGGGACACCATCGCCGACCTCCAGTCCGACGGTAAGACGGTCGTCATCGTCGGAACCGACGAGGAACTACTCGGCGTCGTCGCCGTCGCGGACACGATTCGACCGGAAGCCGAGGGCGTCGTCGCGACCCTGGAGACCGCCGGCGTCCGGACGGTCATGCTCACCGGCGACAACGAGCGGACCGCCCGCGCCGTCGGCGAATCGGTCGGTATCGACGAGGTCCACGCCGACCTGCTGCCGGAGGAGAAACTCGACCGCATCGAGCGGTTGACCGAGACGGACACCGTCGCGATGGTCGGCGACGGCGTCAACGACGCCCCCGCCCTCGCTCGCGCCGACGTGGGCATCGCGATGGGCGCCGCCGGCACCGACACCGCCCTCGAAACCGCCGACATCGCGCTGATGGCCGACGACCTCGACGGCGTCCCCTACTGTCTCCGATTGGCCCGGCAGGCCAACGGCGTCATCAAGCAGAACATCCTCGCCAGCCTCGCGGTGAAAGCCGTCCTCGCCGCCGGCGCACCGCTCGGCTACGTCACCGTCATCGTCGCCGTCGTCGTCGGCGACATGGGGATGAGCCTCGCGGTGACGGGCAACGCCCTCCGACTCGGCCGCGTCGAACCGGAGGAGTGACACGGGAACCGAGGCGACGGCGGCCGCGGCACCGGGTACTAACGACGACCGGCGCCGTCGTCATCGAAAAACGAAGCGAGTGAGCGACCACTCGACCCAGATGTTACGTAATCTTTAACAGAATATACCCACTATTTTAATATATGACCGTCGTAAGCGTCTCGATGCCGGAGTCGTTGCTGGACCGCCTCGACGAGTTCGCCGACGAGCACGGCTACACCGGCCGCAGCGAAGTCGTCCGAGAGGCTTCCCGGAACCTGCTGGGGGAGTTCGAAGACCAGAAACTGGAGGGACGGGACCTGATGGGCGTCGTCACCGTCGTCTTCGACCACGAGACCTCCAGCGCCGAACAGCGGATGATGGAGATTCGCCACGAACACGAACACACCGTCGTCTCGAATGTCCACAACCACGTCGGCGACCACTACTGCATGGAACTGTTCGTCCTCGAAGGCGAACTCGACGAAATCTCGACGTTCGTCGGGAAGATTCGCGCGACCAACGACGTGCTGTCGGTCGATTACTCCGTCATCCCCGTCGACGACTTCGAGATGGCGCTGACCGGGTAACTCCGGAGCGTCTCCGAACCACCCGACGACGACAGGACCTTGTGCGGCCGCGACAACACTCGGCCATGACCGACCGGAACACGCCCGGCAAGGGACGGCCTCCGGAGGCCCGCGACATCGAACCCGCCGCACCCGAGGAGTTCGGCCTCACGCAGGTGTGGTGGGGCGACGGCAAGGGAAAGACGACCGCGACGCTAGGGATGGCGTTTCGCGCTGCCGGCCACGGCTTCCGCGTCCACGTCCTGCAATTCATGAAGGGCGGCGCCGACAGCGTTGAGGACGTCCGCGGGGAGTACAACGCGATGGCCGCCATGCCCGGCCTCACCTACGAGAATCTGGGCCACTACGGCTGGCACGCGATGAACGACGGCACCGAGGAACGCGACCACGCTGCCGAGGCCCAAGCCGGGTTCGAGCGCGCCCAGGAACTCCTCGAAGGCGCCGCGGCCGCCGACCTCACGACGCCGTTTTCGCCCGACTCGGACCCCGACGAGGGGGTCCACATGCTCGTCCTCGACGAACTGCTGTACGCCGCCGACCGCGGCCTCGTCGACCCCGAGTCCGTCATCGAGTTCGTCGAGACGAAACCCGACCGACTGGAGTTGGTGCTGTCGGGAAGCCACGAGCGACCCGAGTACCTCCTCGATTCGGTCGACCTCGTGACGAACGTCCGCAAGGAGAAACACCCCATCGACGCCGGCCAGCGGGCCCGAAAGGGCACCGAATACTGACCCCTTCGAAGCGCCAAAACCGCAAGACGGCGCGACAGACAGCCGTCAGACACGCGACCGACAGGAGCACAAAGCCCATTACGGGGCCACCCCCATCGACGCTTGGAGGATGGGTGGGCGCACGCTCCTTCCCCTTTGCGCTCTCCCCTTTCGTCACGCCCCGAGCGACTGCCCTGTCACTCCAGCAGGTCGGTGTCGTACTTGACGTAGTTGCCGAGCCAGCCGCCGACGGCACCCAATCCGACGGTGTAGACGGCCGCGACGATGAGTCCGAACACGACGACGAACAGCAGTAAGACGGTCCCACCGACGGCACCGCTGCCACCGCCGCCCGGACCGGCGGCGAAGATTCCGAACACACCGAAGACGAAGACGGCGAACACAAAGAACAGCGCCAGCGGGATCGCCGCGACGACGCCCGAGTACGCGCCGACGCGCAGGCCGTCGTTTCGAGAGCCGCCCTGCAGATACCCCGCTATCGCACCGCCCAGCACCGGCGACAGCGGGATAAACGAGAGAACTATCGCGGCGACGCCGCCGACGAGTGCGTTGATGAGAGTGTCTCCTTCGGCCATACGCGCCACTGGGCGACGCGAGCGAATAAAAATGCCCCCGCGAGTTGCGGAGAAAAGAGCCGAACCCGAGGTCAGTCAGCCGTGTTCGGGCCGAGCGTTACTCCTCTTCTCGCACGTCAACGACCAACACGGGGACGTGCGTCGAGCGCAGGGTGCGCTCGGTGACGCTCCCGAGCAGCGCGCGCTTGACGCCCGAGCGACCGTGTGAGCCCATCACCACGAGGTCGATGTCGTGGTCCTCGGCGTACTCGGCGACCACGCCGTGGGGTTGGCCCCCTGCGATGTGTTCGACCGTTTTGAGGCCGTGTGCGCGGGCGCGATCGGCGACGTAGCCGGTCGCCTCCTCGGCTTTGGCCTTCACCTCTTCCATCTCGTCGAACTGCCCCTGCTGGAGTCGGTCGACCTGTTCGGCGCCGAGACTCAGGCTCATCGAGTCCACGTCGACGACGTACAGCGCGTGCACTTCGGCGCCGTACTTCTCGGCGAGGTCGAGAGCGTGCTCGACGGCGTTTTCGGCCGTATCGCTACCGTCCGTCGGAACGAGTATTTTTTCGTACATTGTTCAGTCGTCCGCGGGGGTCTCGCCCCCGTCGGTGCTGACGACGTCTTCTGCGGTCTGTTGCTGTCGCATCGGTTCGGGACTGTGACACTGCCGGACCAACCGCTTTGTCTCCAGCGGCGGTTCCGGCGTCGCAAGCGAGACGGCGATGGTCACGATGAACACCACCGGCGTGCCGATGAGCGCCGCCCCGATTGGCGGGACGTACTGTGCGTAGATGGGCACGATGGCGCCGCCTTCACCGGCGATGGCCGCCAGCGAGTCGATGTAGCTCGGCAGCACGCTGTTGATAATCGACGTAATCCAGATGAGCAGCCCGACGGTCATGCCGGCCAGCGCACCCTGTCGGTTGGTGTTCTCCCACCACAGCCCGAGGAAGAACATCGGGAACAGCACGATGCCCGCAAGTGAGAACGCGTAGGCGACCAACTCGCCGATGAGCGCCGGCGGGTTGAACGCGGTGACGGTCACCAGCGCACCGATACCGACGATGGTCGCACGGCCGATGAGGACCTGTTGACGCTGGGTCGCATCGGGGTTGATGAGTTCCGTGTAGATGTCGTGGGCGACGGCCGACGATGCCGTGATGAAGAGGCCCGCCGTCGTCGCAATCGCGGCGGCCATCCCGCCGGCGGCGACCAGTCCGACGAACCACGCCGGCAGGTCCGCGAACTGGGCAGCGAGGACGACGATGACGTCACCCTCCGCGCCGGTCATGGCGGCCTCGCCGCTGAACACCGCTTCGGGAGAGATGCCGTTGACCTGCGCGAAGAGGTCGACGCCGAAGGCCGCCATCGCGGGAGCGGCCCAGTACAGCAGACAGATGAAGAACAGCCCCGAGACGGTCGACCAGCGGGCGGTCCGCTCGTTTTCGACCGTGTAGAACCGCACGAGCACGTGCGGGAGCCCGCAGGTGCCGACGATGAGCGAGAACGCCGTCGCAACCCACAGGTAGTAGCCGTTGCCCCCGATGAACGGCTCGGAGAACTGTCGGCCCAGCTCGCTGAACAGCGCGCCGTATTCGACCTGCGGTAGAATCGTCGAGTACCCCTGCGTGAAGCCGACGACGTAGACGCCGGCGAGGAACGCCACGATGAGGATGACGTACTGGACGGCCATGTTCTTCGTCGCGCCCAACATGCCCGACAGCGCGAGGTAGCCGACGGTAATCGTCATCATCACCACAATCATCGGGATGATGTCGAGTCCGAAGACGTACTGGCCGACCAGTCCCATCCCGCGGGCCTGTCCGACCGAGTAGACGTAAGCGATGAGCAGCGTCGTGAACGCGCCCAACGCGCGTGCCGTCGAGGAGTTGAACCGGTCACCGACGAAGTCGGGTGCGGTGTACTTCCCGAAGCGGCGCATCTGTGCCGCCAGGAAGATGAGCAGGATGAAGTACCCCGTCGTCCAGCCGACGATGAACGCCAGTCCGTAGAAGCCCGCGAGGGCGACCAGACCGGCCAATCCGAGATACGACGCGGCCGACATCCAGTTGGCGCCGATGGCCATCCCGTTTTCGATGTTCCCGATGCCACGGCCGGCGACCCACATGCCCTCGGTGTCGGCGACCTTGAACACGTAGCCGATGACGAGGAACGACG contains:
- the cobD gene encoding threonine-phosphate decarboxylase CobD; this encodes MDPDSVADAERVPHGSSDDPDVLDLSANINPRVPDGTGAVYDDAFEAARSYPNDDYPEFRAAAADYVGCSPESVVPTAGGLAAIRLAIGVTVSPGEDVLVPYPSFGEYAREVELAGGHPQFVAHDELLDRDPSEYAMAVVCTPNNPTGDLYGEDALAEFADRCAAAGTVLLADEAFLGFTDRDSLAGRERCIVARSLTKLFGLPGLRAGFAVAGGELRDRLETARPAWSLGGPAAAVGAHAMRDTAFVVETRRRVKRERAYLRAELTDRGFDVRHSDAPFVLVEVGEDPTDLLDACRDRGVVLRDATTFRGLASHVRIAVRDREATDRLLSVLDEVR
- a CDS encoding adenosylcobinamide amidohydrolase, whose protein sequence is MFEFDRTDDRLTLRRPETRWLSNGFDGGYHDADAAHNLTVKEGFDRTDLAAYAAERLGGRPDGPTLLTGVSQRHARGARRGPVEAVVTAGVSNPAELPMGPEGVRPETGGDSAGAWRPGTVNVFVGTTRALDDGALAGLLATAVEAKAATLLDAVDVPGTTSDAVVVGADPTGDSSEFAGSATEVGAAARACVREAVRASLESRYDDEDPPTAAEARYGVSTEERANVFDLG
- a CDS encoding helix-turn-helix domain-containing protein, with product MREIVFTVVHEPGMNPVADLLAEYPSARIRSLACHVTESALWRVDRATGPGAALDELEDLAGARYFTDCLVRDGCDGDWETTVLDRSESSLVLYSYWERTASCDSVPHLAREHFGDGIVLDETWRGRRQRWRALAPDGPVGAFVEDVRAVADADIEFERVSDPDPDPDAELSPKQADALAAAVEAGYYETPREIETYELAEQLGIPGSTLSYRLRRAEAWLAKRYVE
- a CDS encoding heavy metal translocating P-type ATPase, producing MSTERVELSAPEMDCSSCAGKVHSAIEGIDGVVNVETRPTAGVVVVEYDGDAVDVGALVSSIEAAGYEVTDTEGRLTEGTAVWRSDRAYATYAGAVALLVGAIVSVGPVPDPLVVDVLRETTLSDVLYVLAAAVAGVPVVRAGYRSAKLRELDIDLLMGVAILAALGVGYYVEAATLAVLFSLAELLEAHAMDRTRESMRELLALSPDTATVKRGDSEETIPAANVEVGDVVVVRPGERVPVDGEVVSGESAVDESPITGESVPVDKGEGDEVYAGSVVEGGYLEVLATAAGDETTLARVIDLVEEAESRQTDAERFVDRFSGYYTPVIVAGALATVFIPPLFFAGDWGTWFVRGLTLLVVACPCAFVISTPVTVVSGLTSAARNGVLVKGGDHLERMGEVDTVAFDKTGTLTTGELSVTDVVPAADRDADEVLRIAAALERYSEHPIGKAIVDRAEDDGVEVPEATGFENLTGRGVRGDIETTYYVGKPALFEELGHDLGHAHVRTDGGASVAERADPDCDRPGCVDLRGDTIADLQSDGKTVVIVGTDEELLGVVAVADTIRPEAEGVVATLETAGVRTVMLTGDNERTARAVGESVGIDEVHADLLPEEKLDRIERLTETDTVAMVGDGVNDAPALARADVGIAMGAAGTDTALETADIALMADDLDGVPYCLRLARQANGVIKQNILASLAVKAVLAAGAPLGYVTVIVAVVVGDMGMSLAVTGNALRLGRVEPEE
- the nikR gene encoding nickel-responsive transcriptional regulator NikR, which translates into the protein MTVVSVSMPESLLDRLDEFADEHGYTGRSEVVREASRNLLGEFEDQKLEGRDLMGVVTVVFDHETSSAEQRMMEIRHEHEHTVVSNVHNHVGDHYCMELFVLEGELDEISTFVGKIRATNDVLSVDYSVIPVDDFEMALTG
- a CDS encoding cob(I)yrinic acid a,c-diamide adenosyltransferase; amino-acid sequence: MTDRNTPGKGRPPEARDIEPAAPEEFGLTQVWWGDGKGKTTATLGMAFRAAGHGFRVHVLQFMKGGADSVEDVRGEYNAMAAMPGLTYENLGHYGWHAMNDGTEERDHAAEAQAGFERAQELLEGAAAADLTTPFSPDSDPDEGVHMLVLDELLYAADRGLVDPESVIEFVETKPDRLELVLSGSHERPEYLLDSVDLVTNVRKEKHPIDAGQRARKGTEY
- a CDS encoding DUF5518 domain-containing protein → MAEGDTLINALVGGVAAIVLSFIPLSPVLGGAIAGYLQGGSRNDGLRVGAYSGVVAAIPLALFFVFAVFVFGVFGIFAAGPGGGGSGAVGGTVLLLFVVVFGLIVAAVYTVGLGAVGGWLGNYVKYDTDLLE
- a CDS encoding universal stress protein gives rise to the protein MYEKILVPTDGSDTAENAVEHALDLAEKYGAEVHALYVVDVDSMSLSLGAEQVDRLQQGQFDEMEEVKAKAEEATGYVADRARAHGLKTVEHIAGGQPHGVVAEYAEDHDIDLVVMGSHGRSGVKRALLGSVTERTLRSTHVPVLVVDVREEE
- a CDS encoding sodium:solute symporter family transporter, which gives rise to MFPLQAEALDISFKLLPAIIVFLMMASFLVIGYVFKVADTEGMWVAGRGIGNIENGMAIGANWMSAASYLGLAGLVALAGFYGLAFIVGWTTGYFILLIFLAAQMRRFGKYTAPDFVGDRFNSSTARALGAFTTLLIAYVYSVGQARGMGLVGQYVFGLDIIPMIVVMMTITVGYLALSGMLGATKNMAVQYVILIVAFLAGVYVVGFTQGYSTILPQVEYGALFSELGRQFSEPFIGGNGYYLWVATAFSLIVGTCGLPHVLVRFYTVENERTARWSTVSGLFFICLLYWAAPAMAAFGVDLFAQVNGISPEAVFSGEAAMTGAEGDVIVVLAAQFADLPAWFVGLVAAGGMAAAIATTAGLFITASSAVAHDIYTELINPDATQRQQVLIGRATIVGIGALVTVTAFNPPALIGELVAYAFSLAGIVLFPMFFLGLWWENTNRQGALAGMTVGLLIWITSIINSVLPSYIDSLAAIAGEGGAIVPIYAQYVPPIGAALIGTPVVFIVTIAVSLATPEPPLETKRLVRQCHSPEPMRQQQTAEDVVSTDGGETPADD